In a single window of the Veillonella sp. genome:
- a CDS encoding SpoIID/LytB domain-containing protein has product MKTKRLQLMIMATLFLGVNIGGASVAQGATLQHKSAVVTKKPTPKSTVSTTNVSKVNSTKRSTFRPLVTKPAPKPVAKVTPKSNATKAAATAQKPVAKSTVTSAKATTVKPAASKAIKTSDANSIKANTAAITRNKVGSVITPATERVENVPNVRVLLGSRSSDATVTSTANMVVLNSANGQVSTISANRGTSVGIRSGKIAVNGKAIDTVVTLKPANSDAPFLFEGKGYRGGLTLRANNGKMMVINSVPLEDYLYGVVPQEVVPSWPAAALEAQAVAARTYALHTMEENKGKLYDVSTSTDHQVYNGVSGETQATTNAVNKTKGMVMLYNQRPINALFHSDGGGYTEDSVNVWGSDVPYLKGVKDFSTGTSTSNWTVTTSRQALESKLNAASKGVGKLKSIQLTPLGKPGQQTSDRGVSGRIKSATFIGTSGKTTIDGDSLRSILGLKSTLFDFYVNYNPAKGTGKAYHNFTGSNDTVYIKGHGWGHGLGMSQWGAAEMAKRATPGDTNYYQTILRHYYSGITLKKMY; this is encoded by the coding sequence ATGAAAACGAAACGATTACAATTGATGATAATGGCAACTTTGTTTTTAGGTGTAAATATTGGCGGTGCATCTGTTGCACAAGGGGCTACATTGCAACATAAAAGTGCAGTAGTGACTAAAAAGCCAACGCCGAAATCAACAGTATCTACAACAAATGTATCGAAAGTAAATTCGACGAAGCGGTCAACTTTTCGACCACTTGTAACTAAACCGGCTCCAAAGCCTGTGGCAAAAGTGACTCCGAAGTCAAATGCAACTAAGGCTGCAGCAACAGCTCAAAAACCTGTTGCAAAATCTACAGTTACTAGTGCCAAGGCTACAACGGTAAAGCCAGCTGCCTCTAAGGCTATAAAAACTTCTGATGCCAATAGTATTAAAGCTAATACGGCTGCTATTACGCGTAATAAAGTAGGTTCTGTTATTACACCTGCTACGGAGCGTGTAGAAAATGTACCAAATGTACGCGTGTTATTGGGTAGTCGCAGTTCCGATGCTACAGTTACATCTACTGCTAATATGGTTGTGTTAAATAGTGCTAATGGTCAAGTTAGCACAATCAGTGCAAACCGTGGAACCTCTGTTGGTATTCGAAGTGGTAAAATTGCTGTTAATGGCAAAGCTATTGATACGGTAGTTACATTAAAACCAGCTAATAGTGATGCACCATTCTTGTTTGAAGGCAAAGGCTATCGTGGAGGACTTACATTACGTGCTAATAATGGAAAGATGATGGTCATTAATTCTGTACCTCTTGAAGATTATCTTTACGGCGTAGTTCCGCAAGAAGTCGTTCCATCTTGGCCAGCAGCTGCACTAGAAGCACAAGCTGTAGCTGCTCGAACTTATGCTCTTCATACTATGGAAGAGAATAAAGGTAAACTGTATGATGTAAGTACGTCCACAGATCACCAAGTCTATAATGGGGTTAGTGGTGAAACGCAAGCTACCACAAATGCAGTTAATAAAACAAAGGGTATGGTTATGTTATATAATCAACGCCCTATTAATGCTTTATTCCATTCTGATGGTGGCGGTTATACTGAAGATAGCGTCAATGTTTGGGGTAGCGATGTACCGTATTTGAAAGGTGTAAAGGATTTTAGTACTGGCACATCTACATCGAACTGGACAGTGACTACTTCTCGTCAGGCCCTTGAAAGTAAGCTTAACGCAGCTAGTAAAGGGGTTGGTAAATTGAAGAGCATTCAATTGACACCTCTTGGCAAGCCAGGTCAACAAACATCTGACCGCGGTGTATCTGGCCGAATTAAGAGTGCTACTTTCATAGGTACCTCTGGCAAAACGACCATTGATGGAGATTCTTTACGCAGTATTTTAGGCTTGAAATCAACACTATTTGATTTTTATGTAAATTATAACCCAGCTAAAGGTACGGGTAAGGCGTATCATAATTTTACTGGTAGCAATGATACTGTCTATATTAAAGGCCACGGTTGGGGACATGGTCTTGGTATGTCTCAATGGGGCGCTGCAGAAATGGCTAAGCGTGCGACACCAGGGGATACAAATTATTACCAAACTATTTTGCGTCACTACTATAGTGGCATTACATTAAAGAAAATGTACTAA
- the queA gene encoding tRNA preQ1(34) S-adenosylmethionine ribosyltransferase-isomerase QueA, translating into MKVTDFDYELPEELIAQHPVEPRDTARLLTLDKVTGEVAHKEHFYDLLDELHEGDVLVFNNTKVIPARLYGQRQGSGGKVEVLLLTPCGENRWECLVKPGKKCPIGQVIEFDDRLSGTVIDKTEFGGRIIEFTCDGVFDDVIQEIGEMPLPPYIHEKLEDKDRYQTVYAKEKGSAAAPTAGLHFTPELLEKIKAKGVELEFVTLHVGLGTFRPVSAETIEDHEMHSEFFVVSQDTADRINAAKRNGRRIIAVGTTSVRTLESATNDDGVLQGISGWTQIFIYPGYKFKMIDALVTNFHLPQSTLLMLISALAGREHCLAAYEEAVRERYRFFSFGDAMFIR; encoded by the coding sequence ATGAAAGTTACAGATTTTGATTATGAATTACCAGAGGAACTAATTGCTCAACATCCTGTAGAGCCTCGTGATACAGCGAGACTGTTGACCTTAGACAAGGTTACAGGTGAGGTTGCGCATAAAGAGCATTTTTACGATTTGCTAGATGAACTTCACGAAGGGGATGTACTTGTATTTAATAATACAAAGGTTATTCCTGCGAGATTATATGGCCAACGTCAAGGCTCTGGTGGCAAGGTTGAGGTATTGCTCCTCACACCATGTGGTGAAAATCGCTGGGAATGCCTTGTTAAACCTGGTAAAAAATGTCCTATTGGTCAAGTTATCGAATTTGATGACCGATTAAGTGGGACCGTTATAGATAAAACTGAGTTTGGAGGTCGTATCATTGAATTCACTTGCGATGGTGTATTTGATGATGTGATACAAGAAATCGGTGAAATGCCATTACCTCCATATATTCATGAGAAGCTAGAAGATAAAGATCGTTATCAAACCGTTTATGCTAAGGAGAAAGGTTCAGCTGCAGCTCCAACAGCAGGGCTTCACTTTACACCTGAACTATTAGAAAAGATAAAAGCGAAAGGTGTAGAGTTAGAATTTGTTACTTTGCATGTTGGTCTTGGAACATTTAGACCTGTATCAGCAGAGACAATTGAGGACCATGAAATGCATAGTGAGTTCTTCGTGGTATCTCAAGATACAGCTGATCGTATTAATGCAGCTAAGCGAAACGGACGCCGTATTATTGCGGTAGGTACTACTTCTGTGCGTACCCTTGAGTCGGCTACCAATGATGATGGTGTCCTACAAGGCATTAGTGGATGGACACAAATCTTCATCTATCCTGGCTATAAATTTAAGATGATTGATGCGTTGGTAACGAATTTCCACTTGCCTCAATCTACATTATTAATGTTGATTAGTGCATTGGCTGGTCGTGAACATTGTTTAGCGGCCTACGAAGAAGCTGTACGCGAACGTTATCGTTTCTTTAGCTTTGGCGATGCTATGTTTATACGTTAG
- the tgt gene encoding tRNA guanosine(34) transglycosylase Tgt: protein MPSITYELQKTCPHTGARAGLLHTPHGTFQTPMFMPVGTQATVKTMTPEELKAMGSQVILSNTYHLFLRPGPELVEEAGGLHKFMNWDQAILTDSGGFQVFSLGDMRKITEEGVTFRSHIDGSKQFLSPEVATKVQEQLGSDIAMAFDECIPYPADHDYAKRSTARTTRWAHRCQEARKADDCQGMFGIVQGGMYKDLRKQSAEELVAMDFEGYSIGGLSVGEPHDLMNEILEYTTPLLPTNKARYLMGVGTADCLVEGVARGIDMFDCVYPTRVARNGMAMTWKGRLNIRNAQFAHDWSPLEEGCQCYTCKNYSRAYIRHLYKAEEILALRLVTYHNLYFLLEFMRQMRQAILEDRFPQFRMQFWDSFKK, encoded by the coding sequence ATGCCGAGTATTACTTATGAATTACAAAAGACATGTCCTCACACGGGGGCTCGTGCTGGTTTATTGCATACGCCACATGGTACCTTCCAAACGCCTATGTTTATGCCTGTAGGTACACAAGCTACAGTTAAAACTATGACGCCTGAGGAATTAAAGGCGATGGGATCTCAAGTCATCTTGAGCAACACGTACCATTTATTCCTTCGTCCTGGTCCTGAACTCGTAGAAGAAGCAGGTGGCTTACATAAATTTATGAACTGGGATCAAGCTATTTTAACTGATAGCGGTGGCTTCCAAGTATTTAGCTTAGGCGATATGCGTAAGATTACTGAGGAGGGTGTAACCTTTAGATCTCATATTGATGGGTCTAAACAGTTTTTATCTCCAGAGGTGGCCACAAAGGTACAAGAGCAATTAGGTTCTGATATTGCGATGGCCTTTGATGAATGTATTCCGTATCCTGCGGACCATGATTATGCGAAACGCTCAACAGCGCGTACCACACGTTGGGCTCATCGTTGCCAAGAGGCTCGTAAAGCCGATGACTGTCAAGGAATGTTTGGTATTGTCCAAGGTGGTATGTACAAAGACTTGCGCAAACAAAGTGCGGAAGAGCTGGTAGCTATGGACTTTGAAGGCTATAGTATTGGTGGCTTATCCGTTGGGGAACCTCATGATTTGATGAATGAAATCTTAGAATATACTACGCCACTATTGCCAACTAACAAGGCTCGTTATTTAATGGGCGTTGGTACGGCGGATTGCCTTGTAGAAGGCGTAGCACGTGGTATTGATATGTTCGACTGCGTATATCCTACACGAGTTGCTCGAAATGGTATGGCTATGACTTGGAAAGGTCGCCTTAATATTCGAAATGCGCAATTTGCTCATGATTGGAGTCCTTTAGAAGAAGGCTGCCAATGTTATACATGTAAAAATTATTCTCGCGCTTATATTCGTCACTTGTATAAGGCGGAAGAAATTTTGGCGTTGCGTCTCGTAACATACCATAATCTTTACTTCTTGCTTGAGTTTATGCGTCAAATGAGACAAGCCATCTTAGAAGATCGGTTCCCACAATTTAGAATGCAATTTTGGGATAGCTTTAAAAAATAG
- the yajC gene encoding preprotein translocase subunit YajC — protein sequence MEDILQVLQTSWPILLMVVIFYFLLWRPQKKQQKERANLLGSLKKGQKIVTIGGIYGEIVELDDEKVKVQVSEKVELTFARSAIANVLSKKNKEEK from the coding sequence ATGGAAGATATTTTACAAGTGTTGCAAACTAGCTGGCCTATTTTGTTGATGGTCGTAATTTTTTATTTCTTATTGTGGCGTCCACAAAAGAAACAACAAAAAGAGCGCGCTAATTTGTTAGGCAGCTTGAAGAAAGGTCAAAAAATCGTTACTATCGGCGGTATTTATGGCGAAATCGTTGAACTTGACGATGAAAAAGTAAAGGTTCAAGTATCTGAAAAAGTTGAGTTAACATTTGCACGTTCTGCAATTGCTAACGTTCTTTCCAAGAAAAACAAGGAAGAAAAATAA
- a CDS encoding 5-formyltetrahydrofolate cyclo-ligase, whose amino-acid sequence MNTKEAVRRACKAQRAALSVADCHRWTTLLTDQIVNSPEYISANTIMAYLAMPKEANLDGVIRHALEHGKSVYVPVCTDKTTMIPVRLKSLESITRGVLNIRIPSEPYEVINPHDLDLILVPGAGFDRQGGRMGMGNGYYDRFLKELSPRTFMGVCWSVQLWDTPIPMDELDQRMSKIVTEQGVIHCV is encoded by the coding sequence ATGAATACAAAGGAAGCAGTGCGCCGGGCGTGCAAGGCCCAGCGCGCTGCTTTATCCGTTGCTGATTGTCATAGATGGACTACGCTTTTGACAGATCAAATTGTTAATAGTCCTGAGTATATATCAGCTAATACCATTATGGCCTATTTGGCGATGCCCAAGGAGGCCAATTTAGACGGTGTTATTCGTCATGCTTTAGAACATGGTAAATCCGTATATGTTCCAGTATGTACAGATAAGACGACGATGATTCCCGTTCGTCTTAAGTCTCTAGAATCTATCACTCGGGGTGTGTTAAATATACGCATTCCCTCTGAGCCATACGAGGTTATTAATCCACATGACTTGGATTTGATTTTAGTGCCTGGTGCTGGCTTTGACCGTCAAGGCGGTCGCATGGGGATGGGGAATGGGTATTATGATCGATTTCTCAAGGAACTTTCACCACGTACATTTATGGGCGTATGCTGGTCAGTACAGTTGTGGGATACACCAATCCCAATGGATGAACTGGACCAACGGATGAGCAAAATTGTAACGGAGCAAGGCGTTATACATTGCGTATAG
- the secD gene encoding protein translocase subunit SecD → MNGKAIIKFLVVIAAIIGLFAYFIQPLAGSLKQGLDLQGGTHIVLEAEDSATGTADNDAVERAKQILERRINEMGLSEPLVQREGARRIIIELPGVKDPDEAIKRIGKTAVLEFKNDQGQTVMTGDDLKDAKEELGQNKQPLVAIELSDEGAKKFADLTSKNIGRRIAITLDGKELTNPVVQQAITGGKATISGSQSLEEAKDLAILLRSGALPVKINVLEVRTVGPSLGQDSKDKSVVAFSAGIAMIMIFLVILYRFSGIVANIALLVYVMLLLLVLGKGFNATMTLPGIAGIILSMGVAVDANILIFERFKEEVFSGKSMRVAMEAGFSRALATITDANVSVIITAAILTILGSGPVKGFAISLGVGVVVSMFTAITVSHFLLRLLIDCNFTNHPFWFGANISPSTSADAFAPKSLKGGKRK, encoded by the coding sequence TTGAACGGTAAAGCTATTATCAAGTTTTTAGTAGTCATTGCTGCCATCATTGGATTATTTGCGTATTTTATTCAACCTTTAGCAGGCTCTTTGAAACAAGGTCTAGACTTGCAAGGTGGTACGCACATCGTATTGGAAGCAGAGGACTCTGCGACTGGTACAGCTGACAATGATGCAGTGGAACGAGCGAAGCAAATCTTAGAGCGTCGTATTAATGAAATGGGTTTGTCTGAACCATTAGTACAACGTGAAGGTGCTCGTCGTATTATCATCGAATTGCCAGGTGTAAAAGATCCTGACGAAGCGATTAAACGTATCGGTAAAACAGCGGTCTTGGAATTTAAAAACGACCAAGGTCAAACTGTTATGACTGGTGATGATTTAAAAGATGCAAAAGAAGAGTTAGGTCAAAATAAACAACCACTCGTTGCTATTGAATTAAGCGATGAAGGGGCTAAGAAGTTTGCTGATTTAACATCTAAAAATATTGGTCGTCGTATTGCCATTACATTGGATGGTAAAGAATTGACTAATCCTGTAGTACAACAAGCAATTACAGGTGGTAAAGCAACAATCTCTGGTAGTCAAAGCTTAGAAGAAGCTAAAGACTTGGCTATTTTATTACGTTCTGGTGCATTGCCTGTTAAAATTAATGTATTAGAAGTGCGTACAGTCGGTCCTTCTTTGGGTCAAGACTCCAAGGATAAATCTGTTGTAGCCTTCAGTGCTGGTATTGCCATGATCATGATTTTCTTGGTTATTTTATATCGTTTTTCTGGTATCGTAGCTAATATTGCATTACTTGTATATGTTATGCTCTTATTGCTCGTATTAGGTAAAGGCTTTAATGCAACTATGACATTGCCAGGTATCGCTGGTATTATCTTATCCATGGGTGTTGCTGTAGATGCGAACATTCTTATCTTTGAACGTTTCAAAGAAGAGGTGTTCTCCGGTAAGTCCATGCGTGTAGCCATGGAAGCTGGTTTCAGTCGTGCTTTAGCAACAATTACAGATGCGAACGTATCCGTTATCATTACTGCTGCTATCTTGACAATCTTAGGCTCTGGCCCTGTAAAAGGTTTCGCTATCAGCTTAGGCGTAGGTGTTGTTGTAAGTATGTTCACAGCGATTACTGTGAGCCATTTCTTATTACGCTTACTTATTGACTGTAACTTTACGAACCATCCATTCTGGTTTGGTGCGAATATCTCTCCAAGCACAAGTGCTGACGCATTTGCACCAAAATCTTTGAAAGGAGGTAAACGCAAATGA
- the secF gene encoding protein translocase subunit SecF, with the protein MTLDVIKHHRWWFAISSTLVIISLISIFTKGFNFGIDYTGGTIVEVVFDQPVEVSQVRDVLKEYNLENAQIQLSGDTTGDTAGEDVMIRTRNLEPSESAAVIESLTKSIGNNTVKRIETVGAVIGSEVTEHALLNLVIAFAALALYISYRFEYKVAISALVAIFHDLIMVLGVFSYFQLEIDASFLAAILTVVGYSMNESVVIFDRVRENTHTHKRSDTFADLANASITQSIHRSFYTLATVMFACVSLYLFGGDTTKNFALCMIIGFASGAYSSICVATSLWVMWKSRNKNDIRNQQ; encoded by the coding sequence ATGACATTAGACGTAATTAAGCATCATCGTTGGTGGTTTGCAATTTCCTCCACACTTGTTATTATCAGTTTGATTTCCATCTTTACTAAAGGTTTTAACTTTGGTATTGATTATACTGGTGGTACGATTGTTGAAGTTGTATTTGATCAGCCTGTAGAGGTTAGTCAAGTTCGTGACGTCCTAAAAGAATATAATCTTGAAAACGCACAAATTCAGCTTTCTGGAGATACTACTGGTGATACAGCGGGCGAAGACGTAATGATTCGTACACGTAATCTTGAACCTAGTGAAAGTGCCGCTGTGATTGAATCTTTGACTAAATCTATTGGTAACAATACAGTTAAACGTATTGAAACTGTAGGTGCTGTAATTGGTTCCGAAGTTACAGAACATGCGTTGTTAAATCTTGTTATAGCGTTTGCGGCATTAGCATTGTATATTTCTTATCGCTTTGAATATAAAGTTGCTATTTCTGCGCTCGTTGCTATTTTCCATGATTTGATTATGGTTCTTGGGGTATTCTCTTATTTCCAATTAGAAATTGATGCGTCTTTCTTGGCGGCTATTCTTACGGTTGTAGGTTACTCCATGAATGAATCTGTAGTTATCTTTGACCGTGTTCGCGAAAATACACATACACATAAACGTTCTGATACATTTGCAGATCTTGCGAATGCATCTATTACACAAAGTATTCACCGTAGTTTCTATACATTGGCTACCGTTATGTTTGCCTGTGTATCCCTTTATCTATTCGGTGGGGACACTACAAAGAACTTTGCTCTTTGTATGATTATTGGTTTTGCTAGTGGTGCGTATTCCTCTATCTGTGTAGCTACATCCTTATGGGTTATGTGGAAGAGTCGCAACAAGAACGATATCCGCAATCAACAATAA
- a CDS encoding MFS transporter, which translates to MDSNRLWSPAFINYGISSGILYMTQYVLVAALPIVITSELSGSDLDAGLAMTYFQIGTILCRLFAGRLIDGFNKRVVLLLSTALFFIIMGLFNFTTSLEAIFVLRGLHGVVFALGTTVMAALAVLVLPPNRKGEGINMFAIFSNVAMVLGPAIGLYALASYGSIALYLFLTIMTGLVLVLSNSIPLSKELAMPKPSTHKGWHISQFIEKRSLPWALMGLFIGFTYSGVLVFIPIELNSMGSGIWGSAFFAIFAVMIIISRPLVGKAYARYGSKYIIYPGLVLFILGLLALGIATTPLTIILTAPLLGLGYGAAQPAFQALAIQSAPIERAGVSTATYFLALDISVGAGSVILALLASAVGYQYLYMFTAVTMIVALALYHIWIKRYTPLEL; encoded by the coding sequence ATGGATTCAAATCGATTATGGAGCCCTGCTTTTATAAACTATGGTATAAGCAGTGGCATTTTATATATGACACAATATGTTCTCGTAGCAGCCTTGCCGATAGTTATAACCTCTGAATTAAGTGGAAGTGATTTAGATGCGGGATTAGCGATGACCTATTTTCAAATAGGCACAATTCTATGTAGGCTCTTTGCAGGTCGCTTGATTGATGGCTTTAACAAACGAGTTGTATTACTACTATCAACTGCTTTATTTTTCATCATTATGGGGCTCTTTAATTTTACAACCTCTTTAGAAGCCATCTTTGTATTGCGGGGGCTACATGGTGTTGTATTTGCTTTAGGCACAACTGTAATGGCGGCGTTGGCGGTATTGGTGTTACCTCCTAATCGAAAGGGGGAGGGCATCAATATGTTTGCTATCTTTTCGAATGTGGCAATGGTGTTGGGGCCTGCAATAGGCTTATATGCACTTGCTTCATATGGTAGTATAGCTCTCTATCTTTTCTTAACTATTATGACAGGGTTAGTCCTAGTATTGAGTAATAGTATTCCCTTATCAAAAGAATTAGCAATGCCTAAACCATCTACTCACAAAGGGTGGCATATATCTCAATTTATTGAAAAAAGAAGTTTGCCTTGGGCTTTAATGGGACTGTTTATTGGCTTTACCTATTCTGGTGTGTTAGTATTTATTCCCATTGAGTTAAATAGTATGGGGTCTGGTATTTGGGGCAGTGCATTTTTTGCTATCTTTGCTGTAATGATCATAATCAGTCGACCTCTAGTAGGAAAAGCATATGCTCGGTATGGCTCTAAATATATTATCTACCCAGGCCTAGTACTCTTTATACTAGGACTATTAGCGTTAGGAATAGCTACTACGCCATTAACCATAATATTAACGGCCCCTTTGTTAGGTTTAGGTTATGGTGCAGCACAACCAGCATTTCAAGCGTTAGCCATTCAATCAGCACCAATAGAACGGGCTGGGGTATCGACAGCAACATATTTTTTAGCATTAGATATAAGTGTGGGGGCGGGATCTGTCATTCTTGCTCTGTTAGCTAGTGCTGTAGGATATCAGTATCTTTATATGTTTACAGCGGTGACAATGATTGTAGCGTTGGCTTTATATCATATATGGATAAAGAGGTATACGCCTCTAGAACTGTAA